In Nostoc sp. CENA543, a single genomic region encodes these proteins:
- a CDS encoding AraC family transcriptional regulator yields MKEATFSVYITRGIVQFAAAKYGIDGDRLCQDVGIDPSLLKMPDQQIPGTLHSALWQEVVKRTDANFALHLGEAFNLATFGIVGYVLVNCQTYREVLEKLSRYTRLFSQGAYIHFSVADGFVFCDCDIVEDVKNYLLEQPRYAIESTFASLLTATPVLTGKPLLLQAVWFKYPRPDDISEYERIFATGLHFSMPTNRIIFDANCLNWSILSANPHLLTVFEQHAQTMLEAMNREDDYTRKVVQEIIKQLKGNLPPIEAVARNLAISVRQLQRELQAEGTSYQQLLDQTRKELALRYLQSPHTPIYDVAFLLGFSEPSAFHRAFKRWTGQTPKAYRALSG; encoded by the coding sequence ATGAAAGAAGCCACCTTTTCCGTCTACATCACACGAGGTATTGTACAGTTCGCCGCAGCGAAATATGGAATTGATGGCGATCGCCTGTGTCAAGATGTGGGAATTGACCCTAGTTTGCTGAAAATGCCTGATCAGCAGATTCCAGGAACTCTGCACAGTGCTTTGTGGCAAGAGGTAGTCAAGCGCACAGATGCTAACTTTGCTCTCCACCTGGGTGAAGCCTTTAACCTCGCGACTTTTGGCATTGTTGGTTATGTCTTAGTCAACTGTCAAACATATCGGGAAGTTCTAGAAAAACTCTCTCGATATACCAGACTCTTTAGCCAAGGCGCATATATTCATTTTTCTGTGGCTGATGGTTTTGTATTTTGCGACTGCGACATTGTAGAGGACGTGAAAAATTACTTACTAGAACAACCACGATATGCAATTGAGAGTACCTTTGCATCACTGCTAACCGCAACGCCAGTTTTAACAGGAAAGCCGCTTCTACTTCAAGCAGTCTGGTTTAAATATCCGCGTCCTGATGACATCTCTGAATATGAACGCATATTTGCCACAGGCTTACATTTTTCTATGCCGACAAATCGCATCATTTTCGATGCTAACTGCTTGAATTGGTCAATTTTATCAGCTAATCCTCATCTTCTCACTGTCTTTGAACAACACGCACAAACCATGCTTGAGGCGATGAATCGAGAGGATGATTACACTAGAAAGGTTGTGCAGGAAATCATCAAACAACTCAAGGGAAATCTCCCTCCCATAGAAGCAGTAGCCCGAAATTTAGCCATTAGTGTGCGCCAACTACAGCGAGAATTGCAAGCTGAAGGCACATCTTACCAGCAACTTTTAGACCAAACTCGCAAAGAATTAGCCCTACGGTATTTACAATCTCCTCACACCCCAATTTATGATGTAGCGTTCCTCTTGGGCTTTTCTGAACCTAGTGCTTTTCATCGTGCTTTCAAAAGATGGACGGGACAAACGCCAAAAGCTTATCGCGCATTATCTGGCTAA
- a CDS encoding cupin domain-containing protein — translation MNPIISRQQQPEVIVNPVTGDRMTILESGEAYAKIRFDLPPHAKGSPLHYHTQMSETFTVIAGCLRMEIGQKGNWRTLYAGESLHVPAGVHHSFHNPCDHWVAFTSENQPATGFEQFIRGMYGLAIDGKVNHEGMPTNLLQLALLLKKADLVIVGIPLFVQTLLIGMLEKLAQGMKVERSLAKYWKRGAK, via the coding sequence ATGAATCCTATAATTTCTAGACAACAACAGCCAGAAGTAATTGTCAATCCTGTGACTGGCGATCGCATGACTATTTTAGAAAGTGGTGAGGCTTATGCCAAAATCCGCTTTGATTTGCCTCCCCATGCTAAAGGTAGTCCACTGCACTACCATACCCAAATGAGTGAGACTTTTACTGTCATTGCAGGTTGTCTCAGAATGGAAATTGGTCAAAAGGGAAATTGGCGGACGCTATATGCAGGCGAGAGTCTACACGTTCCCGCAGGTGTACATCACAGTTTCCATAATCCTTGTGATCATTGGGTGGCGTTTACTAGTGAAAATCAGCCAGCGACTGGATTTGAGCAGTTTATCCGGGGAATGTATGGTTTAGCGATTGATGGCAAGGTGAATCATGAAGGAATGCCAACCAATCTGCTGCAATTGGCTTTATTGCTGAAAAAAGCAGACTTAGTGATTGTCGGTATACCGCTATTTGTACAAACCTTGTTAATCGGTATGTTAGAGAAGCTAGCACAGGGAATGAAAGTAGAGCGATCGCTGGCTAAATACTGGAAAAGAGGTGCTAAATGA
- a CDS encoding DUF4386 domain-containing protein gives MSRANLVKTTGILFIVLVVLLNIPYALLIHNFEYDDILREPVDYVLQKFQSGGAGLILTWFIFGLAALLFIPASTLLHQIMAQKDTPYLKTATLMGALSGILQSVGLMRWVFVVPVLANLYNNPTASKTTRETISVIYQVVHQYGGVVIGEYLGQTLLVFWTLGVGIAMLHSPLFKSWVAYFGLMTVPLLVLGQSELLTTVIPASPVWEVTPVGFILWEIWILIIGISSVRTPQHRIALRK, from the coding sequence ATGAGTCGTGCTAATCTAGTTAAAACCACTGGGATATTATTCATTGTGCTGGTCGTGCTGCTAAATATTCCTTACGCCTTGCTAATTCACAACTTTGAGTATGATGATATCCTCAGAGAACCTGTAGACTATGTGTTGCAAAAGTTTCAATCTGGGGGTGCGGGATTAATTTTGACTTGGTTTATCTTCGGGTTGGCTGCCTTGTTGTTTATTCCTGCCAGCACCCTGCTACACCAGATTATGGCACAGAAGGATACACCATACCTCAAAACAGCTACGTTGATGGGCGCACTTTCGGGAATACTCCAGTCTGTCGGGTTAATGCGGTGGGTATTTGTTGTTCCTGTCTTGGCGAACCTATACAACAATCCTACAGCTAGTAAGACAACACGGGAAACTATCAGTGTTATCTATCAAGTAGTGCATCAATATGGTGGTGTGGTGATTGGTGAATATCTAGGTCAAACTTTGCTTGTATTCTGGACTTTGGGTGTGGGAATAGCAATGCTGCACTCACCCTTATTTAAATCCTGGGTGGCGTACTTTGGATTAATGACAGTACCTTTGTTAGTGTTAGGGCAAAGTGAATTGCTAACAACGGTTATTCCTGCATCACCTGTATGGGAAGTCACTCCTGTCGGATTTATTTTGTGGGAAATCTGGATACTGATAATCGGAATATCTTCGGTACGAACACCGCAACACAGGATTGCATTGAGAAAGTGA
- a CDS encoding MASE1 domain-containing protein, producing the protein MRRWLMISLLGLLALIAAHGMALIYRIQPGVSLWFPPSGVAIALTFWFGPCGIILTGLASFLMSPAWGFHGWERLIALPDMLEPLVAWLFYRYFWQGSRTLNTLKDVAFFIFSVPLIASATLAIVGNLTLVAIDKMPITNLGNSIPHWWLGNAMGVMAITPTALLVITPYLQSHGCLPSAEPLNSSFVSPNFPPSRRFLLEFSTIILLCVAIASLTVAETHEDGFRFQQLSFLSFIPVIWAATRFGVTCGMLISSFCVLVTLFFYLVAYPNAMSLPTFPVEAEVLHVHKLSLLVQCIVSLFVGIAITERSKIQVELAVERVRRGEYQVQAELSEKLIQLNQSLAKTNTSLEESHREKDELLQREQNARSDAEKANRLKDEFLAVLSHELRTPLNPILGWATLLKRSNLDEATKMRGIETIERNAKLQIQLIEDLLDVSRIQQGKINLNIQPIDLANTILEAQETVRLAREAKNISIETILDHNIAVVAGDAARLQQIIWNLLANAVKFTPSDGKIQVVLQQVNNYAQVQVKDNGKGISSEFLPYVFDYFRQADATLTRQFGGLGLGLAIVKHLTEIHGGTVTASSEGEGKGATFTVRLPLMSDRPQMIQKNGQSNHALSLSGFSIVVVDDDIDTGDFLHYILSQSGARVTAVTSAGEALEIIAKSQVDLLLSDVGMPGIDGYTLMRLIRAMPLEKGGKTPAIALTAYAGEINQKQALDAGFQKHLVKPVETEILFQTISEVLATASSESSCISIQN; encoded by the coding sequence ATGCGTCGATGGCTAATGATTTCACTGTTAGGCTTACTTGCCTTAATTGCGGCTCATGGGATGGCATTAATTTACCGCATTCAGCCTGGAGTGTCGCTGTGGTTTCCCCCTTCTGGGGTAGCGATCGCCTTAACTTTTTGGTTTGGCCCTTGTGGTATTATCCTCACTGGACTAGCATCTTTTTTGATGTCTCCCGCTTGGGGGTTTCATGGTTGGGAACGGTTGATTGCTTTGCCGGATATGCTAGAACCTCTAGTGGCTTGGCTATTTTATCGTTATTTTTGGCAAGGTTCTCGCACACTCAATACCCTCAAAGATGTTGCCTTTTTTATTTTCAGCGTACCTCTAATTGCCAGTGCAACTTTAGCGATTGTTGGTAACTTGACTCTGGTGGCTATAGATAAAATGCCAATTACCAATTTAGGGAATAGTATTCCCCATTGGTGGTTAGGTAATGCAATGGGAGTCATGGCTATTACCCCGACGGCTTTGTTAGTGATTACTCCCTATCTGCAATCTCACGGCTGTTTACCCAGTGCTGAACCTTTAAACTCTTCATTTGTTTCGCCTAATTTCCCGCCTTCCCGCCGCTTTCTCTTAGAATTCAGCACCATCATTTTACTTTGTGTGGCGATCGCCTCTCTCACCGTCGCTGAAACTCATGAGGATGGCTTTCGATTTCAGCAATTATCTTTTTTGAGCTTTATTCCAGTAATTTGGGCTGCAACTCGCTTTGGTGTCACCTGTGGGATGTTAATCTCTAGCTTTTGCGTATTGGTGACTTTGTTCTTTTATTTAGTTGCTTATCCCAACGCTATGTCCTTACCGACATTTCCCGTAGAAGCAGAGGTGCTGCACGTTCACAAGCTGAGTCTATTAGTACAGTGTATTGTGAGTTTATTTGTGGGAATTGCGATTACAGAACGGTCAAAAATTCAAGTAGAGTTAGCAGTAGAAAGAGTCCGACGGGGAGAATATCAAGTCCAGGCAGAATTATCAGAAAAACTCATCCAACTCAATCAATCATTGGCTAAAACCAATACTTCCTTAGAAGAATCCCACCGTGAAAAAGATGAATTACTCCAGCGTGAACAAAATGCAAGAAGTGACGCGGAAAAAGCCAATCGGTTAAAAGATGAATTTCTAGCCGTGCTTTCCCATGAATTGCGTACTCCCTTAAACCCGATTTTAGGCTGGGCGACATTATTAAAAAGGAGTAATTTGGATGAAGCTACAAAGATGCGAGGGATAGAAACTATTGAGCGCAATGCTAAATTACAAATTCAACTCATTGAAGATTTATTAGATGTTTCTCGCATCCAACAGGGAAAAATCAATTTAAATATTCAGCCTATAGATTTAGCTAACACAATTTTAGAAGCCCAAGAAACTGTCAGACTAGCAAGAGAAGCAAAAAATATTAGCATAGAAACAATATTAGATCACAACATTGCTGTGGTTGCAGGTGATGCAGCCAGGTTACAACAAATTATCTGGAATTTGCTAGCTAATGCGGTAAAGTTTACGCCTTCAGATGGGAAGATACAAGTTGTTTTACAACAGGTTAATAACTATGCTCAGGTTCAAGTTAAAGATAATGGTAAAGGTATTAGCTCAGAATTTCTTCCCTATGTATTTGACTATTTTCGCCAAGCGGATGCTACACTGACAAGACAATTTGGTGGACTAGGTTTAGGGCTAGCGATTGTTAAGCATCTAACAGAAATACATGGTGGTACTGTCACCGCTAGCAGTGAAGGAGAAGGGAAAGGGGCAACATTTACAGTCAGATTACCATTAATGTCTGATAGACCCCAAATGATCCAAAAAAACGGACAAAGTAATCATGCTTTAAGTTTGTCGGGTTTCTCTATAGTAGTAGTGGATGATGATATCGATACAGGTGACTTTCTTCATTACATATTGTCACAATCTGGAGCGAGAGTAACAGCAGTAACATCAGCTGGCGAAGCTTTAGAAATTATCGCTAAATCTCAAGTTGATTTACTATTAAGTGATGTTGGAATGCCAGGAATCGATGGTTATACACTCATGCGATTAATTCGAGCTATGCCTCTAGAAAAAGGTGGGAAAACACCTGCGATCGCTCTTACAGCCTATGCAGGAGAAATTAATCAAAAACAAGCATTAGATGCGGGCTTTCAAAAGCACTTAGTTAAGCCTGTAGAAACAGAGATATTATTTCAAACCATATCAGAAGTTTTAGCTACAGCCAGTTCAGAATCTAGTTGTATTTCTATACAAAATTAA
- a CDS encoding sugar phosphate nucleotidyltransferase — protein MAINQVRKAVIPAAGFGTRLFPATKVVKKELFPIIDETGRAKPVILAIVEEAISAGITEVGIVVQPDDVEIFADLFHNPPKPQLWQKLSPSNQEYSQYLQELGKKVVLLTQQEQEGYGHAVFCAKEWVQNEPFLVMLGDHIYKSDIDKSCARQLIEIYQQFNQSVVSLTTMPAEIIDKAGCVAGVWQELNSLLTITQLAEKPSIDYARQHLRVEGIAEDEFLCVFGLYVLTPKIFDFLAQSIEENSRYRGEFQLTTCLDKLCQAERMTGYVIQGKCFDTGLPDTYRQTLIDFI, from the coding sequence ATGGCAATCAATCAAGTCAGAAAAGCAGTAATTCCGGCTGCCGGGTTTGGTACTAGATTATTTCCTGCTACCAAAGTTGTCAAAAAAGAACTATTCCCGATTATTGACGAAACAGGGAGAGCAAAACCTGTAATTTTAGCAATTGTGGAAGAAGCAATCAGTGCGGGTATTACAGAAGTAGGTATTGTTGTCCAACCTGATGATGTGGAGATTTTTGCCGATTTATTTCACAATCCACCCAAACCACAACTTTGGCAAAAACTCTCACCATCCAATCAAGAATATAGTCAATATCTGCAAGAATTAGGTAAGAAAGTTGTCCTATTAACCCAACAAGAACAAGAAGGATATGGTCATGCAGTATTTTGTGCTAAAGAATGGGTACAAAATGAGCCATTTTTAGTAATGTTGGGTGATCATATCTATAAATCTGACATTGATAAATCCTGTGCGCGACAATTGATTGAAATTTATCAACAATTTAATCAAAGTGTAGTTAGCTTAACTACCATGCCTGCTGAAATTATCGATAAAGCTGGATGTGTAGCAGGAGTATGGCAAGAGTTAAATTCACTATTAACAATCACACAACTAGCAGAAAAGCCCAGTATTGATTATGCACGCCAGCATTTACGAGTAGAAGGCATAGCAGAAGATGAATTTTTATGTGTATTTGGATTATATGTATTGACACCAAAAATTTTTGATTTTTTGGCACAAAGCATTGAGGAAAATAGCCGCTATCGTGGTGAGTTTCAGTTAACAACTTGCTTGGATAAATTGTGTCAAGCCGAAAGGATGACAGGTTATGTCATACAAGGTAAATGTTTTGATACAGGTTTACCAGACACCTATCGCCAAACCTTAATTGATTTTATTTAG
- a CDS encoding DUF433 domain-containing protein, with the protein MFMILTIVAEPAPLEINSDGVVLVSKTRITLDTIVAVFKQGTTAEEIVHRYPSLQLADVYATIAFYLKYQQEVEAYLQQRQQQAQAIRKVNQSRFDSQGWRDRLLNYKAEQEKC; encoded by the coding sequence ATGTTTATGATACTAACAATTGTAGCTGAACCAGCACCACTAGAAATAAACTCTGACGGTGTGGTTCTAGTGAGTAAAACGCGCATCACACTAGACACCATAGTTGCTGTTTTTAAACAAGGGACAACAGCCGAAGAAATTGTTCATCGCTATCCATCACTTCAGCTAGCTGATGTATACGCCACAATTGCTTTTTATCTCAAATACCAGCAAGAAGTTGAAGCATACTTACAACAAAGACAGCAGCAAGCACAAGCGATTCGCAAAGTGAATCAGTCTAGATTTGATTCGCAAGGTTGGCGTGATAGACTGCTAAATTACAAGGCTGAACAGGAAAAATGTTAA
- a CDS encoding DUF4926 domain-containing protein — translation MTKNTVDLLDVVALTVDLPEYSLYRGQVGTVVEVLANGTAFEVEFSDRDGRVYESVGLRLEQMMLLHFEPLSPNQTAEMASV, via the coding sequence ATGACAAAAAATACAGTTGATTTACTCGATGTAGTTGCTCTAACAGTTGACCTTCCAGAGTACAGCTTATACCGTGGACAAGTTGGCACAGTGGTAGAAGTATTGGCAAATGGTACAGCATTTGAGGTTGAATTTAGTGATCGTGATGGACGTGTTTACGAATCTGTTGGTTTACGTTTAGAACAGATGATGCTACTTCATTTTGAACCCTTATCGCCTAACCAAACTGCTGAAATGGCTTCAGTATAA
- a CDS encoding DUF6883 domain-containing protein has product MYSAYYECEDDSTITFYEGESAEAGNPGIWTYVLYDCTEGEEEVVRNPSIDVLANLLKVKQGIQYRKASTSNLLPNAENAVVDIRKLRDYCLNPEHSTGKHKARLFSSIFGMTRDDAEELHHILLEIVTAHEVKLGRDDEFGQRYTLDFTLEWKGRSGLIRSAWILEHGSITPKLTTCYPL; this is encoded by the coding sequence ATATACTCAGCCTATTATGAGTGTGAAGATGACAGCACAATTACTTTCTATGAAGGTGAAAGTGCAGAGGCAGGCAATCCTGGGATATGGACTTACGTACTTTATGATTGTACTGAGGGAGAGGAAGAGGTTGTACGCAATCCCAGTATTGATGTTCTGGCTAATCTACTCAAAGTAAAACAGGGAATTCAATACAGAAAGGCTAGTACATCAAATCTACTTCCAAATGCTGAGAATGCAGTAGTTGACATTCGTAAACTTCGTGACTATTGCTTAAATCCTGAACATAGCACGGGAAAACATAAAGCTCGGCTTTTTTCATCAATTTTCGGTATGACTAGAGATGATGCTGAAGAGTTACATCATATTCTTCTAGAAATTGTGACAGCTCATGAAGTAAAGTTAGGACGAGACGATGAATTCGGACAGCGATATACGTTAGACTTTACTCTTGAATGGAAAGGCAGAAGCGGATTAATTCGTAGTGCTTGGATTCTAGAGCATGGGTCTATTACTCCCAAGTTAACCACCTGTTATCCTCTTTAA
- the miaB gene encoding tRNA (N6-isopentenyl adenosine(37)-C2)-methylthiotransferase MiaB yields the protein MTTSNRRYHITTFGCQMNKADSERMAGILEDMGFEFSEDPNNADVILYNTCTIRDNAEQKVYSYLGRQAKRKHDQPNLTLVVAGCVAQQEGEALLRRVPELDLVMGPQHANRLKDLLESVFAGNQVVATEAVHIMEDITQARRDSNVTAWVNVIYGCNERCTYCVVPNVRGVEQSRTPEAIRAEMEQLGKQGYKEITLLGQNIDAYGRDLPGVTPEGRHLHTFTDLLYYVHDVPGVERIRFATSHPRYFTERLIKACAELPKVCEHFHIPFQSGDNDLLKAMARGYTHEKYRRIIDTIRQYMPDASISADAIVGFPGETEAQFENTLKLVDDIGFDQLNTAAYSPRPGTPAALWENQLSEEVKSDRLQRLNHLVAIKAGERSQRYMGRIEEVLVEDQNPKDQTQVMGRTRGNRLTFFTGDINELKGQLVTVKITEVRAFSLTGEPIEVRQAVPV from the coding sequence ATGACCACTTCTAACCGCCGCTATCACATTACTACCTTCGGTTGCCAAATGAATAAAGCCGACTCAGAACGCATGGCTGGCATATTAGAAGACATGGGTTTTGAGTTTTCCGAAGATCCCAACAATGCAGATGTCATCCTCTACAATACCTGCACGATTCGGGATAATGCCGAACAAAAAGTCTATTCTTACCTGGGTAGACAAGCCAAACGCAAACACGACCAACCCAATTTAACTTTAGTCGTGGCTGGTTGTGTCGCCCAACAAGAAGGCGAAGCACTGCTGCGGCGCGTCCCAGAATTAGATTTAGTCATGGGGCCACAACACGCCAACCGCCTCAAGGATTTACTAGAGTCAGTCTTTGCTGGTAATCAAGTCGTGGCGACAGAAGCAGTCCACATTATGGAAGATATCACCCAAGCACGACGGGATAGCAATGTCACAGCTTGGGTAAATGTGATTTACGGTTGCAATGAACGCTGCACTTATTGTGTAGTTCCTAACGTGCGCGGTGTAGAACAGTCCCGCACACCAGAAGCCATCCGCGCTGAAATGGAACAACTAGGAAAACAGGGTTACAAAGAAATTACCTTACTCGGTCAAAATATTGATGCTTACGGACGAGATTTACCAGGTGTCACACCAGAAGGAAGACACCTGCACACCTTTACAGATTTACTGTATTACGTCCATGATGTGCCGGGAGTGGAAAGAATTAGATTTGCTACTAGCCACCCTCGTTATTTTACTGAGAGATTAATTAAAGCCTGTGCAGAATTGCCCAAAGTCTGCGAACACTTCCATATTCCCTTCCAGTCTGGGGATAATGACCTATTAAAAGCAATGGCACGGGGTTACACTCACGAAAAATACCGCCGGATTATTGACACCATTCGTCAATATATGCCAGATGCGTCTATTAGTGCTGATGCCATTGTGGGTTTCCCTGGGGAAACGGAAGCACAGTTTGAGAATACCTTGAAATTAGTCGATGATATCGGCTTTGACCAATTGAATACTGCTGCTTATTCTCCTCGTCCTGGTACACCTGCGGCATTGTGGGAGAATCAACTGAGTGAAGAAGTGAAAAGCGATCGCCTACAAAGATTAAACCATTTAGTGGCGATTAAAGCAGGCGAGCGATCGCAACGTTACATGGGACGCATTGAGGAAGTGTTGGTAGAAGACCAAAACCCCAAAGACCAAACCCAAGTCATGGGACGCACACGCGGTAATCGTCTCACTTTCTTTACAGGCGATATTAATGAGTTAAAAGGGCAATTGGTGACAGTAAAAATCACCGAAGTTCGCGCTTTTAGCTTGACTGGCGAACCCATAGAAGTGCGTCAAGCTGTGCCTGTTTAA
- a CDS encoding YidH family protein: METETDYQLEKPKPKYRSDRVRDHLANERTYLAWMRSGIALMGFGVLIVRLRILRPPLAPQPPGNGWKLGLAFAVVGVLTVLLSTQHYFAVREDIDQETYQPPDRWIFLASLAVTLLGAGVIYYVFTIPLENLETYVLE, translated from the coding sequence ATGGAAACAGAGACCGATTATCAGTTAGAAAAACCAAAGCCGAAATATAGATCAGACAGAGTACGTGATCACTTAGCGAATGAACGCACTTATCTAGCATGGATGCGGAGTGGAATTGCACTCATGGGTTTTGGTGTTTTAATTGTACGCCTGCGAATTCTGCGTCCACCCCTCGCACCCCAACCCCCCGGTAATGGTTGGAAGTTAGGGTTAGCCTTTGCAGTAGTGGGTGTATTAACAGTGCTACTTTCGACGCAGCATTATTTTGCAGTACGTGAAGATATTGACCAAGAAACCTATCAACCCCCAGACAGATGGATATTCCTGGCTAGTCTCGCTGTCACCTTGCTGGGTGCAGGAGTAATTTATTACGTCTTCACCATACCCCTAGAGAACTTAGAGACTTACGTTTTAGAATAA
- a CDS encoding cadmium resistance transporter, producing MSWLIGTLIIGISAAFATTFDDNLYLTAFFGKVNHHFRPQHIILGEFVGFTALVFASLPGFFGGLVLPEAWIGLLGILPIMIGISHLLNRDHGEDRLQSVSVDFGNSGKPQRHKKSLLATLKDPKTYRVSAVTIANGGNNIGIYVPLFASSSLPSLTVILCVCYLTVGLWCFLSYNLTRNPWMTPVLTRYGRRFFPFVLIYLGLSIIIKSGTYQLFPNFAMLFN from the coding sequence ATGAGTTGGCTAATTGGAACATTAATTATTGGGATCTCGGCTGCTTTTGCCACTACTTTTGATGATAATTTGTACTTGACAGCTTTTTTTGGCAAAGTCAATCACCACTTTCGTCCTCAGCATATTATTCTTGGGGAATTTGTCGGTTTTACCGCCTTAGTATTTGCTAGTCTACCTGGATTTTTCGGTGGCTTAGTGCTACCAGAAGCCTGGATTGGATTGTTAGGTATTCTGCCAATTATGATTGGTATTAGTCATTTGTTAAATCGAGATCATGGTGAAGATAGGCTACAATCTGTATCAGTTGACTTTGGTAATTCCGGTAAGCCTCAACGCCACAAAAAATCATTATTAGCAACTCTTAAAGACCCGAAAACCTACCGTGTTTCTGCTGTAACCATTGCCAATGGAGGCAATAACATCGGTATTTATGTACCCTTATTTGCTAGTAGTAGTCTCCCCAGCTTAACTGTTATTTTATGTGTTTGTTATCTTACTGTCGGTCTTTGGTGCTTTCTTTCTTACAATTTGACTCGCAATCCTTGGATGACTCCTGTTCTCACGCGCTACGGTCGGAGATTCTTTCCTTTTGTATTAATCTACTTGGGACTCTCGATTATCATCAAAAGTGGTACATATCAACTTTTTCCTAACTTCGCAATGCTTTTTAATTAA
- a CDS encoding TspO/MBR family protein translates to MNQSNNSSILEKFVNTVMGVKASNSQLSLNTSSTTQELDIKAVLVYKLGTILQIGVMVLTLLGMEKLIILIDNSSSFPSWVSTLLAGLFFALLSLRSRIFSILDNTRSRQTYDQVIRPRWSPPPLVFPIVWMIIAVLRVISSLLVWQQLNHHLLALPFILFVVHLALGDTWNTIFTVERRLGAAVPVVILGPWLSALVVTAIYWQTNPLAGITLSFSCVWLTVAAVLVLRIWQLNGSEPLYPLKLNK, encoded by the coding sequence ATGAACCAATCCAATAATAGCAGCATACTGGAAAAGTTTGTGAACACAGTCATGGGTGTGAAAGCTAGCAATTCACAGCTATCTCTCAACACATCAAGCACGACACAAGAACTAGATATCAAAGCTGTTTTAGTTTATAAGCTAGGAACTATCCTTCAAATCGGAGTGATGGTTCTGACATTACTGGGGATGGAAAAACTCATCATCTTGATTGACAATAGTTCTTCTTTTCCTAGTTGGGTTAGCACCTTATTGGCTGGCTTATTTTTTGCTTTATTAAGTCTTCGTTCCCGAATCTTCTCTATTTTAGATAACACCCGTTCTCGTCAGACATATGATCAGGTAATCAGACCAAGATGGTCTCCACCGCCTTTAGTTTTTCCCATAGTATGGATGATTATTGCTGTTTTGCGGGTAATTTCTTCTCTATTGGTTTGGCAGCAACTGAATCACCATCTGCTAGCATTACCTTTTATCTTGTTTGTTGTACATCTAGCTTTAGGTGATACTTGGAATACGATTTTTACCGTAGAAAGAAGATTAGGTGCAGCTGTTCCTGTAGTGATTTTAGGGCCTTGGTTATCTGCTTTAGTTGTCACAGCAATTTATTGGCAAACTAATCCCTTAGCGGGAATCACCTTATCATTTTCTTGTGTTTGGCTGACTGTAGCGGCTGTTTTGGTACTGAGAATTTGGCAACTAAATGGATCTGAGCCTTTATATCCTTTAAAGTTAAACAAATAG